The nucleotide window AACCACTACGACtatggctccaacaaccacaaccgcACCATCAACCACTACAACtatggctccaacaaccacaactgttactccctccaccacaacttcgGCTCCAAtaaccacaactgcagcaccaaccactACGACTGTGGCTcgaacaaccacaactgctacTCCCTCCATCACAACTTCGGCTCGaacaaccactactgcagcaCCAATCACCAcatctgctgctccaacaaccacaactgctgctccctcaaCCACAACTtctgctccaacaaccacaacttcagcaccaaccactacaactgtggctccaacaaccacaactgctgctccttCCACCACAACTcaggctccaacaaccacaattTCTGCTTCCTCCACCACAACGtctgctccaacaaccacaactgcagcaccaaccactacaactgtggctccaacaaccacaactgcaactccctccaccacaacttgGGCTCCAAtaaccacaactgcagcaccaaccactacgactgtggctccaacaaccacaactgctcctccctccaccacaacttcaCTTCCAAtaaccacaactgcagcaccaaccactACAACTGTGGCCCCAACAACCACAACCTCAGCACCAACTACCACAAACTCAGCTACAAGCACCACACCTGTGGCTCCAACTACCACAACCACAGCATCAACCACTACAACTAtggctccaacaacaacaactgttgcttcctccaccacaacttctactccaacaaccacaacctcAGCACCAACCATCACAACTGTGGCTCCAACTACCACAACTGCAGCATCAACCACTTCAACtatggctccaacaaccacaactgctgctccctctaCCACAACTTCGGCTGCAACAACCACAATTGCAGCACCAACCACGACATCTGTGGCttcaacaaccacaactgctgctccctccaccacaacttcagctccaacaaccacaactgcagcaccaacctcGACATCTGTGGTTCCAACTACCACAACCGCAGCATCAACCACTACAACTATGGCTCCAATAACCACAACTGCTACTCCTTCCACCACAACTtcggctccaacaaccacaactgcagcaccaacctcGACATctgtggctccaacaaccacaactgctgctcacTCCACCACAACTTatgctccaacaaccacaactgcagcatcaaccactacaactgtggctccaacaaccacaaccacacCATCAACCACTACAACtatggctccaacaaccacaactgctgctccctccaccacaacttcagctccaacaaccacaactgtggctccaacaaccactactgcagcaCCAACCACGACATCTGTGGCTTCAACAACCACAACTGatgctccctccaccacaacttctgctccaacaaccacacctgctgctccctccaccacaacgtcagcaccaaccactacaactgtggctccaacaaccacaaccgcACCATCAACCACTACAACTattgctccaacaaccacaattGCTACTCCTTCCACCACAACTtcggctccaacaaccacaactgcagcaccaacctcGACATctgtggctccaacaaccacaactgctgctcactccaccacaacttctgctccaacaaccacaactacagcaccaaccactacaactgtggctccaacaaccacaaccacacCATCAACCACTACAACtatggctccaacaaccacaactgttactccctccaccacaacttcgGCTCCTATgaccacaactgcagcaccaaccactacaactgtggctccaacaaccacaactgttgCTCCTTCCACCACAACTcaggctccaacaaccacaactgctgctccctccaccacaacttcagctccaacaaccacaactgctgctccctccaccacaactgcagcaccaaccactacaactgtggctccaacaactacaactgctgctccctccacccCAACTTCTCCTCCAACAtccacaactgcagcaccaaccactacaactgtggctccaacaaccacaactgctgctccctccaccacaacttcgGCTCCAATgaccacaactgcagcaccaaccactacaactgtggctccaacaaccacaactgttgctccctccaccacagctcaggctccaacaaccacaactgctgctccctccaccacaacttcagctccaacaaccacaactgtggctccaacaaccactactgcagcaCCAACCACGACATCTGTGGCTTCAACAACCACAACTGatgctccctccaccacaacttctgctccaacaaccacacctgctgctccctccaccacaacgtcagcaccaaccactacaactgtggctccaacaactacaactgcagcaccaatcactacaactgtggctccaacaaccacaaccgcACCATCAACCACTACAACTattgctccaacaaccacaattgctactccctccaccacaacttcgGCTCCAATgaccacaactgcagcaccaaccactacaactgtggctccaacaaccacaactgttgctccctccaccacagctcaggctccaacaaccacaactgctgctccctccaccacaacttcagctccaacaaccacaactgtggctccaacaaccactactgcagcaCCAACCACGACATCTGTGGCTTCAACAACCACAACTGatgctccctccaccacaacttctgctccaacaaccacacctgctgctccctccaccacaacgtcagcaccaaccactacaactgtggctccaacaactacaactgcagcaccaatcactacaactgtggctccaacaaccacaaccgcACCATCAACCACTACAACTattgctccaacaaccacaatggctactccctccaccacaacttcgGCTCCAATAgccacaactgcagcaccaaccactacaactgtggctcctacaaccacaactgctgctccctccaccacaacttctgctccaacaaccacaacctcAGCACTAACCACCACAACTCAGggtccaacaaccacaacttcTGCTTCCTCCACCACTACTtcagctccaacaaccacaactgcagcaccaaccactacaactgtggctccaacaaccacaactgctgctccctccaccacaacttcgGCTCCAAtaaccacaactgcagcaccaaccactacaactgtggctccaacaaccacaactgctgctccctccaccacaacttcagctccaacaaccacaactgcagcaccaacctcGACATCTGTGGTTCCAACTACCACAACCGCAGCATCAACCACAAAAACTATGGCTCCAAtaaccacaactgcagcaccaaccactacgactgtggctccaacaaccacaactgctgctctcTCCACCACACCTTCGGCTCCAATgaccacaactgcagcaccaaccactacaactgtggctccaacaaccacaactgttgctccctccaccacagctcaggctccaacaaccacaactgctgctccctccaccacaacttctgctccaacaaccacaacatcagcaccaacaaccacaactgttgTTCCAACTACCACAACCGCAGCATTAACCACTACAACTGTGGTTCCAACTACCACAACCGCAGCATCAACCACAAAAACTATGGCTCCAAtaaccacaactgcagcaccaaccaccACATCTGTGgttccaacaacaacaactgctgcttcttcctccaccacaacttctaatccaacaaccacaacctcAGCACCAACCATCACAACTGTGGCTCCAACTACCACAACTGCAGCATCAACCACTTCAACTGTGGCTCCAACTACCACAACTGCAGCATCAACCACTACAACtatggctccaacaaccacaactgttgCTCCATCCACCACAACTtcggctccaacaaccacaactgcagcaccaaccacGACATCTGTGGCttcaacaaccacaactgctgctccctccaccacaacttcagcaccaaccactacaactgtggctccaacaaccacaactgcagcaccaaccacGACATCTGTGGCttcaacaaccacaactgctgctccctccaccacaacttcaGCTCCTACAACCACacctgctgctccctccaccatAACTTCAGCACTAACCACTGCAACTGTGgctccaacaactacaactgcagcaccaatcactacaactgtggctccaacaaccacaaccgcACCATCAACCACTACAACtatggctccaacaaccacaactgctactccctccaccacaacttcgGCTCCAAtaaccacaactgcagcaccaaccactacaactgtggctccaacaaccacaaccgcACCATCAACCACTACAACtatggctccaacaaccacaactgctactccctccaccacaacttcgGCTCCAAtaaccacaactgcagcaccaaccactACAACTGTGGCTTCAACTACCACAACTGCAGCATCAACCACCACAACTtcggctccaacaaccacaactgttgTTCCCTCCACAACTcaggctccaacaaccacaactgctatTCCCTCCATCACAACTtctgctccaacaaccacaacctcAGCTCCAACCACCACAACTGTGGCTTCAACTACCACAACTGCAGCATCAACCACCACAACTTCGGCTCCAACAACCATAACTGCTACTCCCACCACCACAACTtcggctccaacaaccacaactgctacTCCCTCCATCACAACTTCGGTTCCGACAACAACTGCAGCACAAACAACTACAACGGtagctccaacaaccacaaccgcTGCCTCCTCCACCacaactttgtctctgacaaccACAACGTCAGCACCAACCACCACAACTGTGGCTTCAACTACCACAACCGCAGCATTAACCACTACAACtatggctccaacaaccacaactgctactccctccaccacaactttgGCTcctacaactacaactgcagtaCCAACCACCACAActgtggctccaacaaccacaactgctcaTCCAACCACAACTGTGACAACCACAACTCATGCCCCCTCCATCACAACTTCGGCTCCGACAACAACTACAGCACCATCCATTACAACCATGGCTCCAACCACCACAACTGCTCAACCAACCATCACAACTATAACTTCATCAACAACAACTGCTCAACCAACCACCACAACTCTGACAACCGTAACTACTGCCCCAACAACAAAATCTACACCAACTACTACAACCATAAAGCcaaccacaaaaacaacaacaaaatctaCACCGACTTCTACAACCATAAAGCCAACCACGACAACTACAACAAAATCTACACCAACTACTACAATCATAAAGCCAATCACAAAACCTACAGCTACTACTAGAACCACAACCAGTAGTGCATCTCAGTTCAAATTAGGTCTGCTCCATCTGCTTTTTGGACTGCTTATTTTCATTCTCTAActgataaactaaaataaataaaatgttcatgtgATTTATGACTTGATTAACTTTATTTAACATGAAGGGATTGTATACTAGAAGAAAGCTTTGAAATCAGTGCAAATGtatatatttgtccttgacATACAGCAATATTATTTTCAGCAAATATTTGAATGTAATATAAATTAAGATATTTATCAAACCAGTTATTGtttattccttttttgtttatgtGACAGTTGTTTTCTATAATCGTATTTATGCATAAGCAAATTCAACATGTTGGTTACTTTTTGATGCAAgtgaatgttttgaattttcagctttgttgctttataAGAATGACACCCTGTAATGAAGTAGTATTTTACCTTTAAATATTGTCATTAAttaatatttctgatgaatttgAAAATACAGATCAACTCTAAACAAGGTATTTGATGtcatggatcttttttttttactatcttCCCTTTTCTAAAGGAGATGCACTGTTCAATAAGATTATGCCACATTTTCCCACATCTATTTCGGGTCATGTCATAAGTCCATCAAAGGACACAATGAGGCAATTGTCAGTGATCGGCCTAACATATTTTTATAAATTAGGAGGGAACCAGAGTACCCTGTGATAACCCACAAATACGTAAGAAAGACATATGTAATCTATTCAAAAAGAACCCAGCTGAGACATTATTTAATATGTAATAATTATTCCATTTTTAGCCTTGGCTTATGATTCTACACAATTGCTTAGAAACTTAATCTGTTTTTCACAGCAGCTGGTTGATCTGTTTTGTCTTAGGTAAGAAGAGGGTCTGtagagtctgacaagtgtttgaattttgttgtatttacagATAATACAGTATAACCAATATTTTGTTCTGATAAGTTAAAGCAACCTTTGGAGGTTGGTAGTTTGtttgacagaaataaattaacaaatttatgttttttagaaATCCAGAAATGAATACAACTGTTGAACTGGAAATTGATAATGTATTAATTGGcagagtctttaaaaaatatatttctaagaGTAGTTTTGGACCACAACCTCTGCTGGAAACGCCATATCAAACAGTTATGTAATTTGATGGCTAAAAAAGATATGGATACTGAGAATATCctgaaaagcaacattttgtgTAATCTTTACTTCATCATGTTAAAAccatatttaaattattatgttgAAGTCAGGGTAACACATACGAAGGTTACCTACAAAAATATGCAAAAGGCAATAAGGATGGTGCATAATGTTCGGTATCATTCAGTATCATTAACAAGATGAAAAGTGTAATGGcggtctgacagtgttttttccccacaccataaagatatgtaaataaacatttcctttgtaaag belongs to Fundulus heteroclitus isolate FHET01 chromosome 11, MU-UCD_Fhet_4.1, whole genome shotgun sequence and includes:
- the LOC118564623 gene encoding GATA zinc finger domain-containing protein 14-like, with translation MEQNFGFNNHNCTTNDHNCGPNNHNLSTYYHNLSTNHHNCGSNYHNHRFTHYNYGSYNHNCYSLHHNFGSNNQNYSTNHYNCGSNNHNRTINHYNYGSNNHNCELQHQQLCTYYHNLSTNHHNCGSNYHNHSITHYNYGSYNHNCYSLHHNFGSNNQNYSTNHYNCGSNNHNHTINHYNYGSNNHNRTINHYNYGSNNHNRTINHYNYGSNNHNCCSLNHNFSTSAPTTTTAPPTTTTSAPTTTTAPPTTTTVAPTTTTSAPTTTTSAPTTTTVAPTTTTTASPTTTMAPTTTTATPSTTTSAPTTKTTAPTTTTVAPTTTTTPSTITTMAPTTTTAPSTITTMAPTTTTAAPTTTTMAPTTTTAAPSTTTSAPTTTTTTPTTTTMAPTTTTAAPSTTTSAPTTTTSAPITTTVAPTTRTAASTSMAPTTTTAAPSTTTSAPTTTTAAPSTTTSAQTTTTAAPSTTSLAPTTTTAAPSTTTSAPTTTTAAPSTTTSAPTTTTAAPSTTTSAPTTTTAAPSTTTSAQTTTTAAPSTTSLQQLQHQPSHLTNHHICCSNNHNCCSLNHNFCSNNHNLSTNHHNSGSNNHNCCSLHHNVCSNNHNRTINHYDYGSNNHNRTINHYNYGSNNHNCSTNHYDCGSNNHNCSSLHHNFTSNNHNCSTNHYNCGPNNHNLSTNYHKLSYKHHTCGSNYHNHSINHYNYGSNNNNCCFLHHNFYSNNHNLSTNHHNCGSNYHNCSINHFNYGSNNHNCCSLYHNFGCNNHNCSTNHDICGFNNHNCCSLHHNFSSYNHTCCSLHHNFSTNHCNCGSNNYNCSTNHYNCGSNNHNRTINHYNYGSNNHNCYSLHHNFGSNNHNCSTNHYNCGSNNHNRTINHYNYGSNNHNCYSLHHNFGSNNHNCSTNHYNCGFNYHNCSINHHNFGSNNHNCCSLHNSGSNNHNCYSLHHNFCSNNHNLSSNHHNCGFNYHNCSINHHNFGSNNHNCYSHHHNFGSNNHNCYSLHHNFGSDNNCSTNNYNGSSNNHNRCLLHHNFVSDNHNVSTNHHNCGFNYHNRSINHYNYGSNNHNCYSLHHNFGSYNYNCSTNHHNCGSNNHNCSSNHNCDNHNSCPLHHNFGSDNNYSTIHYNHGSNHHNCSTNHHNYNFINNNCSTNHHNSDNRNYCPNNKIYTNYYNHKANHKNNNKIYTDFYNHKANHDNYNKIYTNYYNHKANHKTYSYY